The following are from one region of the Pseudomonadota bacterium genome:
- a CDS encoding serine hydrolase: protein MNLAPRNWLVFVLTFGICGCDVDNHDAGAQVPAAELGPGEHQWRISSLEAEGIDREPFEAMVNLIEDESDIGIDGVVIVYKGALVFEDYFGKWDRKDIHSTRSAAKAITSALVGVAIDQGFLESVDQTVLPFFPEYEGTIENWDERKNDITIGHVLSMTSGVRNNEDNMYPTEDWIKFYWDQPLAADPGEKFSYATSGIVTIGNVVTRASKLRIPAFADKYLFEPMGIKKYRWPITNSRGNQGLAMTGGGLHLTPRDMAKFGLLYLNKGRWNGQRLLSEEWVAESTRKHATSDLYGEDFGYLWRMIDREIDGKPLRSFEAWGNGGQFIMVWPELELVVAWTGENYGKFPEMERPFQLTEQYILPAITKASMSGSSASAATAVP, encoded by the coding sequence TTGAATCTTGCACCGCGCAACTGGCTAGTTTTCGTATTGACGTTCGGCATCTGCGGTTGCGACGTCGACAATCATGATGCCGGCGCTCAAGTGCCCGCCGCCGAACTGGGTCCGGGTGAGCACCAATGGAGAATCTCGTCGTTGGAGGCGGAGGGGATCGATCGTGAACCGTTCGAGGCGATGGTCAACCTGATCGAAGATGAATCAGACATCGGGATCGATGGCGTTGTGATTGTCTACAAGGGCGCTTTGGTCTTCGAAGATTATTTCGGCAAGTGGGATCGAAAAGATATCCACTCGACAAGATCAGCGGCGAAGGCCATCACCTCCGCGCTTGTCGGCGTCGCGATCGATCAGGGTTTCCTGGAGAGCGTGGATCAAACAGTCCTGCCGTTTTTTCCGGAATACGAAGGCACGATTGAGAACTGGGACGAGCGCAAAAACGACATCACGATCGGTCACGTGCTGTCGATGACGTCCGGGGTGCGAAACAACGAAGACAACATGTACCCCACCGAAGACTGGATCAAGTTCTATTGGGACCAGCCTCTGGCTGCCGACCCGGGTGAAAAGTTCTCCTACGCAACCAGCGGCATTGTCACCATCGGGAATGTTGTGACACGTGCATCCAAGCTCCGAATTCCCGCCTTTGCCGACAAGTACCTCTTCGAGCCGATGGGCATCAAGAAGTATCGATGGCCGATTACCAACTCCCGAGGCAATCAGGGTCTGGCCATGACAGGTGGTGGTCTGCATCTCACCCCGCGAGACATGGCCAAGTTTGGCCTTCTGTACCTCAACAAAGGGCGATGGAATGGGCAGAGGCTGCTGTCAGAAGAATGGGTTGCAGAATCGACAAGAAAACATGCCACCAGTGACCTGTATGGCGAAGATTTCGGCTATCTGTGGCGCATGATCGATCGGGAAATCGATGGGAAGCCGCTGCGCTCGTTCGAAGCCTGGGGAAACGGCGGTCAGTTCATTATGGTCTGGCCGGAGCTTGAACTGGTGGTTGCGTGGACCGGAGAAAACTACGGTAAATTTCCCGAGATGGAGCGGCCTTTTCAGCTCACCGAACAGTACATCCTGCCAGCAATAACTAAAGCATCGATGAGTGGATCGTCTGCTTCCGCGGCAACGGCGGTCCCATAA